In a single window of the Ignavibacteria bacterium genome:
- the metG gene encoding methionine--tRNA ligase, with translation MEKSTKYNRILVTAALPYTNGNIHLGHIAGAYLPPDMYVRYLRAAGRDVVFICGSDEHGTAIEMSALQEGVSPKEIIDKYHFANKKAFEDLGIAFDIYSRTSTEMHKKTAQDFFLNLYSKDLLYKKTEKQLYSEKEQRFLADRYVIGTCPVCGFEEARGDECENCGSALSPLELINPRSKITGDTPVVKESTHYFFPLSKFQDRLKEWIASHGEWKPNVVNYCNGWFKTGLHDRAITRDMAWGVPVPVEGNDGKVIYVWFEAPIGYISITKEYFEELGTPEKWKDYWCKDDTMLVHFVGKDNIIFHAIFFPAMIMAHGDLILPDNVPANEFLNFEGGKLSKSRGHSIDVAYAVGKYNPDSVRYALATSLPENKDSDFYWKDLQAKNNNELGAILGNFVNRTFVFAEKYFEGVVPEAGEYKEIDSNIINSIKSYTSSIASYYENYKFKDAVSETMNLVREANKYFNDTEPWKVIKDDKTRCGTIINTCLQLCRAFAVLFNPVLPFASEKLFRMLNISPEGNSWNSSYEMLLKGGHKLNKPEILFTKIEDTEIEN, from the coding sequence ATGGAAAAATCAACAAAATACAACAGGATCTTAGTTACAGCTGCTTTACCTTATACCAACGGAAATATCCATTTAGGGCACATAGCGGGAGCATACCTTCCGCCGGATATGTATGTCCGTTATTTACGGGCTGCAGGCAGAGATGTAGTTTTCATCTGCGGCTCCGATGAACACGGCACAGCCATTGAAATGTCTGCGCTGCAGGAAGGTGTTTCACCAAAAGAGATAATTGATAAGTATCACTTTGCCAATAAAAAGGCTTTTGAAGATCTGGGTATCGCATTTGATATTTATTCCCGTACTTCAACAGAAATGCATAAAAAAACCGCACAGGATTTTTTCCTTAATCTTTACAGTAAAGATCTTCTTTACAAAAAAACTGAAAAGCAGCTTTATTCCGAAAAGGAACAGCGCTTTCTGGCTGACCGTTATGTAATCGGCACATGTCCGGTCTGCGGCTTCGAAGAAGCCAGGGGAGATGAATGCGAAAATTGCGGAAGCGCGCTTTCACCGCTGGAGCTCATTAATCCGCGTTCCAAAATTACTGGTGATACACCTGTTGTAAAAGAATCAACTCATTACTTTTTCCCGCTGTCAAAGTTCCAGGATAGATTAAAGGAATGGATTGCTTCACACGGTGAATGGAAGCCAAATGTTGTGAATTACTGCAATGGCTGGTTTAAAACGGGACTTCATGACAGGGCAATTACACGTGATATGGCATGGGGAGTTCCTGTACCCGTTGAAGGAAACGATGGCAAAGTGATTTATGTCTGGTTCGAAGCGCCTATAGGTTATATATCTATCACAAAGGAATATTTTGAAGAACTGGGTACTCCTGAAAAATGGAAAGATTACTGGTGTAAGGATGATACTATGCTTGTTCACTTTGTTGGTAAGGATAATATTATATTTCACGCTATTTTTTTTCCGGCCATGATAATGGCGCATGGTGATCTTATTCTTCCAGATAACGTTCCGGCGAATGAATTCCTCAATTTTGAAGGCGGCAAGCTTTCAAAAAGCAGGGGACACTCGATAGATGTAGCTTATGCTGTTGGTAAATATAACCCCGATAGCGTCAGGTACGCTCTTGCAACAAGCCTGCCTGAGAATAAAGATTCCGATTTCTACTGGAAAGACCTGCAGGCTAAAAATAACAACGAGCTTGGTGCAATTCTCGGAAATTTTGTTAACCGTACATTCGTATTCGCGGAAAAATACTTTGAAGGAGTAGTTCCTGAAGCCGGTGAATACAAAGAAATTGACAGTAATATTATAAACAGCATAAAATCATATACATCAAGTATTGCATCTTATTATGAAAATTACAAATTTAAGGACGCAGTAAGTGAAACTATGAATCTTGTCCGCGAAGCGAATAAGTATTTTAATGATACAGAGCCATGGAAGGTAATTAAAGATGATAAAACAAGATGCGGTACAATTATAAATACCTGCCTTCAGCTTTGCAGAGCATTTGCCGTTTTATTCAACCCGGTTTTGCCTTTTGCATCAGAAAAGCTGTTCAGAATGCTGAATATATCTCCTGAAGGTAACAGCTGGAACAGCTCATATGAAATGCTTCTTAAAGGCGGCCATAAGCTGAACAAACCGGAAATTTTATTTACAAAAATTGAAGATACTGAAATTGAAAATTAA